One Mycobacterium marseillense DNA window includes the following coding sequences:
- a CDS encoding DUF2550 domain-containing protein: protein MSAPMIGMVVLVVVLASAVVALSYRLWKLRQGGTAGIMRDIPAVGGHGWRHGVIRYRGGEAAFYRLSSLRLWPDRRLSRRGVEIVARRAPRGDEFDIMTDEIVVIELRDTTQDRRSGYEIAFDKGALTAFLSWLESRPSPRSRRRSI, encoded by the coding sequence ATGAGCGCGCCCATGATCGGCATGGTCGTGCTCGTCGTCGTGCTGGCGAGCGCCGTCGTCGCGCTGAGTTATCGGCTGTGGAAGCTGCGTCAGGGCGGCACGGCGGGGATCATGCGAGACATTCCCGCGGTGGGTGGTCACGGCTGGCGACACGGGGTAATCCGTTACCGCGGCGGCGAAGCCGCGTTCTACCGGCTTTCCAGCCTGCGACTGTGGCCGGATCGACGGCTCAGCCGGCGCGGCGTGGAGATCGTGGCCCGGCGCGCGCCGCGCGGCGACGAGTTCGACATCATGACCGACGAGATCGTCGTCATCGAGTTGCGCGATACCACCCAGGACCGCAGGTCTGGCTACGAGATCGCTTTCGACAAGGGCGCATTGACCGCGTTCCTGTCTTGGCTGGAGTCGCGTCCGTCGCCGCGTTCCCGTCGGCGCAGTATCTAG
- the atpD gene encoding F0F1 ATP synthase subunit beta produces the protein MTATDEKTAKSTKNDTSGRVVRVTGPVVDVEFPRGSVPELFNALHAEISFEELAKTLTLEVAQHLGDNLVRTISLQPTDGLVRGVEVTDTGRSISVPVGQEVKGHVFNALGHCLDKPGYGEDFEHWSIHRKPPPFEELEPRTEMLETGLKVVDLLTPYVRGGKIALFGGAGVGKTVLIQEMINRIARNFGGTSVFAGVGERTREGNDLWVELQEANVLKDTALVFGQMDEPPGTRMRVALSALTMAEWFRDEAGQDVLLFIDNIFRFTQAGSEVSTLLGRMPSAVGYQPTLADEMGELQERITSTRGKSITSMQAVYVPADDYTDPAPATTFAHLDATTELSRAVFSKGIFPAVDPLASSSTILDPGVVGDEHYAVAQEVIRILQRYKDLQDIIAILGIDELAEEDKQLVQRARRIERFLSQNMMAAEQFTGQPGSTVPLKETIEAFDRLTKGEFDHVPEQAFFLIGGLDDLAKKAESLGAKL, from the coding sequence ATGACTGCTACAGACGAAAAGACTGCAAAGTCGACCAAGAACGACACCAGCGGCCGCGTGGTACGGGTTACCGGACCGGTCGTCGACGTCGAGTTCCCTCGGGGTTCCGTGCCGGAACTGTTCAACGCGCTGCACGCGGAGATCTCGTTCGAGGAATTGGCGAAGACCCTCACGCTTGAGGTCGCCCAGCACCTCGGGGACAACCTGGTGCGCACCATCTCGCTGCAGCCCACCGACGGCCTCGTTCGCGGTGTCGAGGTGACCGACACCGGTCGCTCCATCTCGGTGCCGGTCGGCCAGGAGGTCAAGGGCCACGTGTTCAACGCGCTGGGCCACTGCCTGGACAAGCCGGGGTACGGAGAGGACTTCGAGCACTGGTCGATCCACCGCAAGCCGCCGCCGTTCGAAGAGCTCGAGCCTCGTACCGAGATGCTCGAGACGGGCCTGAAGGTCGTCGACCTGCTGACCCCGTACGTGCGTGGTGGCAAGATCGCGCTGTTCGGTGGTGCGGGTGTGGGCAAGACGGTGCTCATCCAGGAGATGATCAACCGTATTGCCCGCAACTTCGGTGGCACGTCGGTGTTCGCCGGGGTGGGGGAGCGCACCCGTGAGGGCAACGACCTCTGGGTCGAGCTGCAGGAAGCCAACGTGCTCAAGGACACCGCGCTGGTGTTCGGCCAGATGGACGAGCCGCCCGGCACCCGTATGCGGGTGGCGCTGTCCGCGCTGACGATGGCGGAGTGGTTCCGCGACGAGGCCGGCCAGGACGTGCTGCTGTTCATCGACAACATCTTCCGGTTCACCCAGGCCGGTTCGGAGGTGTCGACGCTGCTCGGCCGCATGCCGTCCGCCGTGGGTTACCAGCCCACGCTGGCCGACGAGATGGGCGAGCTGCAGGAGCGCATCACCTCGACGCGCGGCAAGTCGATTACGTCGATGCAGGCGGTGTACGTGCCCGCTGACGACTACACCGACCCGGCGCCCGCGACGACGTTCGCGCACCTGGACGCCACCACCGAGCTGTCGCGCGCGGTGTTCTCCAAGGGCATCTTCCCCGCGGTGGACCCGCTGGCGTCCAGCTCGACCATCCTTGACCCGGGTGTGGTCGGCGACGAGCACTACGCCGTGGCGCAGGAGGTCATCCGAATCCTGCAGCGCTACAAGGATCTTCAGGACATCATCGCGATCCTTGGTATCGACGAGCTGGCCGAGGAGGACAAGCAGCTGGTGCAGCGGGCCCGGCGCATCGAGCGCTTCCTGTCGCAGAACATGATGGCGGCCGAGCAGTTCACCGGCCAGCCGGGTTCCACGGTTCCGCTGAAGGAGACCATCGAGGCGTTCGACCGCCTGACCAAGGGCGAGTTCGACCACGTGCCCGAGCAGGCGTTCTTCTTGATCGGTGGTCTGGACGACCTGGCCAAGAAGGCCGAGAGCCTTGGTGCCAAGCTCTAA
- a CDS encoding methylated-DNA--[protein]-cysteine S-methyltransferase yields the protein MIEYRTIDSPIGLLTLAGRDSVLMHLRMVDQTYEPSRAGWSPNPRAFGEAVEQLAAYFAGERTDFDFEFDLHGSEFQRRVWKALLTIPYGETRSYGRIAEQIGAPGAARAVGLANGHNPIAIVVPCHRVIGANGTLTGYGGGLQRKRALLDLEKVHSCATLFD from the coding sequence ATGATCGAGTACCGCACCATCGACAGCCCCATCGGATTGCTGACCCTGGCCGGTCGCGACTCGGTGCTGATGCACCTCCGGATGGTCGACCAGACGTATGAGCCGAGCCGCGCCGGCTGGTCGCCGAACCCGCGGGCGTTCGGCGAGGCCGTCGAGCAGCTGGCCGCCTATTTCGCCGGCGAGCGCACCGACTTCGATTTCGAGTTCGATCTGCACGGCTCCGAGTTTCAGCGGCGCGTGTGGAAGGCGTTGCTGACCATTCCCTACGGGGAGACCAGGTCATACGGACGAATCGCCGAGCAGATCGGCGCTCCGGGGGCCGCGCGCGCTGTGGGATTGGCCAACGGGCATAACCCGATCGCGATCGTCGTGCCGTGCCACCGGGTCATCGGCGCGAACGGCACCCTCACCGGCTACGGCGGTGGCCTGCAGCGCAAACGCGCGCTGCTGGATCTGGAAAAGGTCCACAGTTGCGCGACGCTGTTCGACTGA
- a CDS encoding F0F1 ATP synthase subunit gamma → MAATLRELRGRIRSAGSIKKITKAQEMIATSRIGKAQARLEAARPYAFQLTAMLTTLSAEAALDHPLLVERPEPKRVAVVVVSSDRGLCGAYNSSIFRRSEELFSLLRDAGKTPVLYTVGRKALNYFTFRNWDITESWTGFSEQPKYENAAEIGETLVDAFMKGTGDQDQQSDGGEGVDELHIVYSEFKSMMSQAAVAHRIAPMVVEYVEEQPEVRTLYSFEPDATTLFESLLPRYLTTRVYEALLESSASELASRQRAMKSATDNADDLIKALTLMANRERQAQITQEISEIVGGANALADAR, encoded by the coding sequence ATGGCTGCCACACTTCGTGAATTGCGCGGACGCATCCGCTCGGCCGGGTCGATCAAAAAGATCACCAAGGCCCAGGAGATGATCGCCACATCGCGCATTGGAAAGGCGCAGGCCCGGCTGGAAGCCGCCCGGCCTTATGCGTTCCAGCTCACCGCGATGCTCACCACCCTGTCGGCCGAAGCCGCACTGGATCATCCGCTGTTGGTCGAGCGACCGGAACCCAAGCGGGTCGCCGTCGTGGTGGTGTCGTCCGACCGTGGCTTGTGCGGTGCGTACAACTCCAGCATCTTTCGCCGCTCTGAGGAGTTGTTCTCCCTGCTGAGGGACGCCGGTAAGACGCCGGTGCTCTATACGGTCGGCCGGAAAGCGCTGAACTACTTCACATTCCGCAACTGGGATATCACCGAGTCATGGACGGGCTTCTCCGAGCAGCCCAAGTACGAGAACGCCGCCGAGATCGGTGAGACGTTGGTCGACGCGTTCATGAAGGGCACCGGCGATCAGGATCAGCAGTCGGATGGCGGCGAGGGCGTCGACGAACTGCACATCGTCTACTCGGAATTCAAGTCGATGATGTCTCAGGCGGCGGTGGCCCACCGGATCGCCCCCATGGTCGTCGAGTATGTCGAGGAGCAACCGGAAGTGCGCACCCTGTATTCGTTCGAACCGGATGCGACAACGCTTTTCGAGTCGTTGTTGCCGCGATACCTGACCACCCGGGTGTACGAGGCGCTGCTCGAATCCTCCGCATCGGAGCTGGCCTCACGCCAGCGCGCGATGAAGTCGGCCACCGACAACGCGGACGACCTGATCAAGGCCCTGACGCTGATGGCGAACCGCGAGCGGCAGGCCCAGATCACCCAGGAGATTAGCGAAATCGTCGGTGGCGCAAACGCGCTCGCCGATGCGCGCTAG
- a CDS encoding PPE family protein, protein MLDFGALPPEIHSERMYSGPGPGSMMAAAWAWNLLAAELDSAANDYDRIVTQLVSEEWMGPASAQMAEAAQPYVTWMRATAVQAEQAAISARAATGAYEAAFAATVPPPLIEANRIQLAQAVSTNVLGQNTPLIVQLEAQYAEMWAQDATAMYGYAGQAAPVTQVTPFTRPTETTNPAGEGMQAASVAQAAGTAAGSESTQSQLLSSVPPTLRALSSPAAATTEPPPPITDLLEQNPVFDMWAEYASPTQNTLAMMYRVTGMSTHFLSLSKGLAPAAKAASEGAKAAAGLPAIGASLRGLTGGGGAISASLASAAPVGGLSVPPAWSAATPAVTSGASSIPVSRFITTPDTPGPGNLLGGMPLAGVGGSSGGTGPRYGIRPTVMARPPFAG, encoded by the coding sequence GTGCTGGATTTCGGAGCGCTACCCCCGGAGATCCATTCGGAGCGCATGTATTCCGGGCCGGGCCCGGGATCGATGATGGCCGCGGCGTGGGCCTGGAACCTGCTGGCCGCGGAGTTGGATTCGGCCGCCAATGACTACGACAGGATCGTCACGCAACTGGTAAGCGAAGAGTGGATGGGCCCCGCCTCGGCCCAGATGGCCGAGGCGGCCCAACCTTATGTGACGTGGATGCGCGCCACCGCCGTGCAGGCCGAGCAGGCCGCCATTTCGGCCAGGGCCGCGACGGGCGCTTACGAAGCCGCGTTTGCCGCCACGGTGCCTCCGCCGCTGATCGAAGCCAACCGCATCCAGCTCGCCCAGGCGGTGTCGACCAATGTCCTGGGCCAAAACACGCCGCTGATCGTTCAGCTCGAGGCGCAATACGCCGAAATGTGGGCGCAAGACGCTACCGCCATGTACGGCTACGCGGGCCAGGCGGCCCCGGTCACTCAGGTGACACCCTTCACCCGGCCGACCGAGACCACCAATCCGGCGGGAGAGGGCATGCAGGCGGCCTCGGTCGCCCAGGCGGCCGGCACCGCGGCCGGCTCGGAATCGACACAGTCCCAATTGCTGTCGTCGGTACCGCCCACGCTGCGGGCACTCTCGTCACCCGCGGCGGCGACCACGGAGCCGCCACCGCCGATCACAGACCTGCTGGAACAGAATCCCGTCTTCGACATGTGGGCCGAATACGCCAGCCCTACCCAAAACACCCTCGCGATGATGTATCGCGTTACCGGGATGTCGACTCACTTCCTGTCGCTTTCAAAGGGTTTGGCGCCTGCCGCCAAGGCCGCCAGCGAGGGAGCCAAGGCCGCCGCGGGCCTGCCGGCGATCGGTGCGTCGCTGCGTGGCCTGACGGGTGGTGGCGGCGCCATATCGGCAAGCTTGGCTTCGGCCGCACCGGTCGGTGGTTTGTCTGTGCCGCCCGCGTGGTCCGCCGCGACCCCGGCGGTCACCTCCGGGGCATCGTCGATTCCGGTCAGCCGCTTCATCACCACCCCGGACACGCCAGGGCCCGGAAACCTGTTGGGCGGGATGCCGCTGGCGGGCGTCGGCGGAAGTTCGGGCGGCACCGGTCCGCGCTACGGGATCCGCCCGACGGTGATGGCACGCCCGCCGTTTGCCGGATAA
- a CDS encoding F0F1 ATP synthase subunit epsilon: MAELNVEIVAVDRRIWSGEATFLFTRTTVGEIGIMPRHIPLVAQLVDDAMVRVEREGEDDLRVAVDGGFLSVTEESVTILAESAEFESEIDESAAKEDSESDDPRIAARGRARLRAVGAID; the protein is encoded by the coding sequence GTGGCCGAATTGAACGTCGAGATAGTCGCCGTCGACCGAAGGATCTGGTCGGGTGAGGCGACGTTCCTCTTCACCCGCACCACCGTCGGTGAGATCGGCATCATGCCGCGGCACATCCCGCTGGTGGCGCAGTTGGTCGACGACGCAATGGTGCGCGTCGAACGAGAAGGCGAAGACGATCTGCGGGTCGCGGTGGACGGCGGATTCTTGTCCGTCACCGAGGAATCAGTGACAATCCTCGCCGAATCCGCCGAGTTCGAGTCGGAGATCGACGAGAGCGCCGCCAAAGAGGATTCTGAGTCTGACGATCCGCGCATCGCCGCCAGGGGGCGTGCGAGATTGCGCGCCGTCGGCGCGATCGACTAA
- the murA gene encoding UDP-N-acetylglucosamine 1-carboxyvinyltransferase has product MAERFVVTGGNRLSGEVAVGGAKNSVLKLMAAALLAEGTSTITNCPDILDVPLMAEVLRGLGATVELDGDVARITSPDEPKYDADFAAVRQFRASVCVLGPLVGRCKRARVALPGGDAIGSRPLDMHQAGLRQLGAQCNIEHGCVVAQADTLRGAEIQLEFPSVGATENILMAAVVAEGVTTIHNAAREPDVVDLCTMLNQMGAQVEGAGSPTMTITGVPRLHPTEHRVIGDRIVAATWGIAAAMTRGDISVTGVDPGHLQVVLHKLHDAGATVTQTDDSFRVAQYERPKAVNVATLPFPGFPTDLQPMAIALASIADGTSMITENVFEARFRFVEEMIRLGADARTDGHHAVVRGLPQLSSAPVWCSDIRAGAGLVLAGLVADGDTEVHDVFHIDRGYPLFVENLAILGAEIERVE; this is encoded by the coding sequence GTGGCTGAGCGATTCGTGGTGACCGGCGGCAACCGGTTGTCCGGCGAAGTCGCGGTGGGGGGCGCAAAGAACAGCGTGCTCAAGCTGATGGCCGCGGCGTTGTTGGCCGAAGGCACCAGCACCATCACCAACTGCCCCGACATCCTCGATGTACCGCTGATGGCCGAGGTGCTGCGCGGCCTCGGTGCCACCGTGGAACTCGACGGCGACGTCGCCCGAATCACCTCACCCGATGAGCCGAAATACGATGCCGACTTCGCCGCGGTGCGACAGTTCCGGGCTTCGGTGTGCGTACTGGGGCCACTGGTCGGTCGGTGTAAGCGGGCCCGCGTCGCCCTTCCCGGCGGAGACGCCATCGGGTCGCGGCCGCTGGACATGCACCAGGCCGGCCTGCGCCAGCTGGGCGCGCAATGCAATATCGAGCACGGATGCGTGGTGGCGCAGGCGGATACGTTGCGCGGCGCGGAGATTCAGTTGGAGTTTCCGTCGGTGGGGGCCACCGAGAACATCCTGATGGCCGCGGTCGTGGCGGAAGGCGTGACCACGATCCACAACGCCGCGCGCGAACCGGACGTCGTCGATCTGTGCACGATGTTGAACCAGATGGGCGCGCAGGTCGAAGGCGCGGGTTCGCCGACGATGACCATCACGGGCGTCCCGCGGCTGCACCCGACCGAACATCGCGTCATCGGGGATCGCATCGTCGCCGCCACGTGGGGCATCGCCGCCGCGATGACCCGCGGAGACATCTCCGTCACCGGCGTCGACCCCGGGCACCTGCAGGTTGTGCTGCACAAACTGCACGACGCCGGCGCCACGGTCACCCAAACGGACGACAGCTTCCGGGTGGCCCAGTACGAGCGCCCGAAGGCCGTCAACGTCGCGACCCTGCCGTTTCCCGGCTTTCCCACCGACCTGCAGCCCATGGCGATCGCGCTGGCATCGATCGCCGATGGCACGTCGATGATCACCGAGAACGTATTCGAGGCCCGCTTTCGTTTTGTCGAGGAAATGATCCGGCTGGGCGCCGACGCCCGCACCGACGGGCACCACGCCGTCGTGCGCGGACTGCCGCAATTGTCGAGCGCGCCGGTGTGGTGTTCGGACATTCGGGCCGGCGCCGGCCTGGTGTTGGCGGGGCTCGTCGCCGACGGAGACACCGAGGTACACGACGTCTTCCACATCGATCGCGGCTACCCGTTGTTCGTGGAAAACCTGGCGATTTTGGGAGCGGAGATCGAGCGGGTAGAGTAA
- a CDS encoding PE family protein — protein MSFVTTQPEALSAAAQNLAAIGGALAAQNAAASAPTMGVVPAATDEVSVLVATQFAAHAQMYQNVCAQATVIHDSFVRMLHFGASSYAATEAINAAASS, from the coding sequence GTGTCGTTCGTGACCACCCAGCCGGAAGCGTTATCCGCCGCAGCCCAGAACCTGGCCGCTATCGGTGGGGCGCTGGCCGCACAGAATGCAGCGGCATCGGCACCGACGATGGGAGTGGTGCCCGCGGCAACCGACGAGGTCTCGGTGCTGGTCGCGACCCAGTTCGCCGCGCACGCCCAGATGTATCAGAACGTCTGCGCCCAGGCCACGGTGATTCACGACAGCTTCGTGAGGATGCTGCACTTCGGCGCGAGTTCGTATGCGGCGACCGAAGCCATCAACGCCGCCGCGTCCAGCTGA
- a CDS encoding cob(I)yrinic acid a,c-diamide adenosyltransferase, protein MAVHLTRIYTRTGDDGTTGLSDFSRVPKTDPRLVAYADCDEANSAIGVAVAIGQPDDELKAVLRQIQNDLFDAGADLSTPVVENPEYPPLRVTQPYIDRLEKWCDTYNESLPKLNSFVLPGGSPLSAFLHVARTVVRRAERSAWAAIDAAPQQVNVLPAKYLNRLSDLLFILSRVANPDGDVLWKPGGGGATAS, encoded by the coding sequence ATGGCAGTGCATCTGACTCGCATCTACACGCGGACCGGGGACGACGGCACGACGGGATTGAGCGATTTCTCGCGGGTCCCCAAAACCGACCCCCGCCTGGTGGCCTACGCCGACTGCGACGAGGCCAACTCGGCGATCGGCGTCGCCGTCGCCATCGGTCAGCCCGACGACGAGCTCAAGGCGGTGTTACGCCAGATCCAGAATGATCTCTTCGACGCCGGCGCGGACCTGTCCACCCCGGTGGTGGAAAACCCCGAATACCCACCGCTGCGGGTCACCCAGCCCTACATCGACCGGCTCGAAAAGTGGTGTGACACATATAACGAATCGTTGCCGAAGCTGAATTCCTTTGTGCTGCCGGGAGGTTCGCCGTTGTCGGCGTTCTTGCACGTCGCCCGCACGGTGGTGCGCCGGGCCGAGCGCTCGGCGTGGGCCGCGATCGATGCCGCCCCGCAGCAGGTCAACGTCTTACCCGCGAAATACCTGAACCGGCTATCGGATCTGCTGTTCATCCTGTCGCGCGTGGCCAACCCCGACGGCGATGTGCTGTGGAAGCCGGGCGGCGGAGGAGCCACCGCAAGTTAG
- a CDS encoding PPE family protein yields the protein MDYGALPPEVNSGRMYVGAGSGPMLAAAAAWDGLAIDLYTTAASYSSMIAELTGAWLGPASATMANASAPYAAWLSATAAQAEQTAVQAKAAAGAYEAAFAMTVPPPVIAANRAQLMMLIATNFFGQNLPAIAATEAQYAEMWAQDAAAMYGYAAASAGASALPTFDQSPTTTNPAGRAAQEMAVAHAAETAAETSAQPGASSTLANSGAATGGAVDGSGATAGASTSESWKKLTSLYTNHLGMTYNHMGDWEHMMKLWEGVAPAAGDSKAVVPAVTLRGVGGTLGGGPTPSGASVSAGLGRAGTVGHLSVPQSWAAAAPAASAETAPPAVSTVSAGPEAKGSGMLRGIPLTGTGRGAGGKIVGQRYGFRPMVVARHVVGG from the coding sequence GTGGATTACGGGGCGCTTCCCCCGGAGGTCAACTCCGGGCGGATGTATGTCGGCGCGGGTTCGGGGCCGATGCTGGCGGCCGCCGCAGCCTGGGACGGGTTGGCCATCGATCTGTACACGACGGCGGCCTCCTACAGCTCGATGATCGCCGAACTGACCGGCGCGTGGCTGGGGCCCGCGTCGGCGACGATGGCCAACGCCTCGGCCCCGTACGCGGCGTGGCTGAGCGCGACGGCCGCGCAGGCCGAGCAGACGGCCGTCCAGGCGAAGGCTGCCGCGGGTGCCTACGAGGCAGCGTTCGCGATGACGGTTCCGCCACCGGTGATCGCGGCCAACCGCGCGCAACTGATGATGCTGATCGCGACGAACTTCTTCGGCCAGAACCTGCCGGCGATCGCGGCTACCGAGGCCCAGTACGCCGAGATGTGGGCCCAGGACGCGGCGGCGATGTATGGCTACGCCGCGGCGTCGGCCGGCGCCTCAGCGCTGCCCACCTTCGACCAGTCGCCGACGACCACCAACCCGGCGGGGCGGGCCGCTCAGGAGATGGCGGTGGCACACGCCGCGGAGACGGCGGCCGAGACTAGCGCCCAGCCCGGCGCGTCCTCGACGCTGGCGAACTCCGGCGCGGCCACCGGCGGAGCGGTGGATGGATCCGGCGCGACAGCCGGAGCGTCGACATCGGAATCCTGGAAAAAGCTGACTTCGTTGTATACCAACCACCTTGGTATGACCTATAACCACATGGGCGACTGGGAGCACATGATGAAGCTCTGGGAAGGTGTGGCGCCGGCCGCCGGTGACAGCAAAGCCGTGGTGCCTGCGGTCACCTTGCGCGGTGTGGGTGGAACCCTGGGCGGTGGCCCGACGCCCTCCGGTGCGTCGGTGTCGGCGGGCCTGGGCAGGGCGGGCACGGTCGGCCACTTGTCGGTCCCGCAGAGTTGGGCCGCCGCGGCCCCCGCGGCTAGCGCGGAAACAGCGCCGCCGGCGGTCAGCACCGTCAGCGCCGGCCCCGAGGCCAAGGGAAGCGGGATGCTCCGCGGCATACCGCTGACGGGCACGGGTCGGGGGGCCGGCGGCAAGATCGTCGGACAGCGATACGGGTTCCGTCCGATGGTGGTAGCACGGCACGTCGTCGGCGGATAA